Proteins from a genomic interval of Polaribacter sp. Q13:
- a CDS encoding sugar kinase, protein MNQIITFGEVLMRISPSGNKKFIQSNQVEFYFGGTELNVGISVANFGQDVKHISCVSDDFIGDTAISFLRKFDVSTSAIIRSSRPLGVYFLEVGAVMRASSISYNRSHSSFSEIQPEMVDWEKSLEKGKWFHWTGITPALCEGGYETLKEGLILAQKKGMGISADPTYRSGLWKWGGDSREVLSELVNYSTIFIGGVNEINELLDTSFSYSNEDFIEASKQLMEKYPTIEKVFDKIRTSINSSWHKIRARMWNGKEFKETLDLDITHIIDRIGTGDAFAAGIIHGLQKFDDYKAMEFGSAACAIKHTYLGDINYANEKEVMNILEGNTTGRLLR, encoded by the coding sequence ATGAATCAGATAATCACATTTGGAGAGGTTTTAATGCGAATTTCGCCTTCAGGAAACAAAAAATTTATTCAATCTAACCAAGTAGAATTTTATTTTGGTGGTACCGAATTAAATGTAGGTATTTCTGTAGCAAATTTTGGACAAGATGTAAAACATATTTCATGTGTTTCTGATGATTTTATAGGTGATACTGCTATTTCTTTTCTAAGAAAATTTGATGTTAGCACTTCTGCAATTATTCGCTCTAGCAGACCTTTAGGTGTTTATTTTTTAGAAGTTGGTGCTGTTATGAGAGCAAGTTCTATTTCTTACAACAGGTCTCACTCTTCTTTTTCTGAAATTCAACCAGAAATGGTAGACTGGGAAAAATCTTTAGAAAAAGGAAAATGGTTTCATTGGACAGGGATCACACCTGCGCTTTGTGAAGGTGGTTATGAAACGTTAAAAGAAGGGTTAATTCTTGCCCAGAAAAAGGGTATGGGGATTTCTGCGGATCCAACTTACAGAAGTGGTTTATGGAAATGGGGTGGTGATTCAAGAGAAGTTCTATCTGAATTAGTGAACTATTCTACTATTTTTATTGGTGGTGTTAACGAAATTAATGAACTTTTAGATACCAGTTTTTCTTATTCTAATGAAGATTTTATTGAAGCTAGTAAACAGTTAATGGAAAAATATCCTACAATAGAAAAAGTGTTTGATAAAATTAGAACTTCCATTAATTCTTCTTGGCACAAAATTAGAGCAAGAATGTGGAATGGTAAAGAATTTAAAGAAACTTTAGACTTAGACATTACACATATTATAGATAGAATTGGTACTGGTGATGCTTTTGCTGCCGGTATTATTCATGGTTTACAAAAATTTGATGATTACAAAGCTATGGAGTTTGGTAGTGCTGCTTGCGCCATTAAACACACTTATTTAGGGGATATCAATTATGCAAACGAAAAAGAAGTAATGAATATTCTAGAAGGAAATACTACCGGAAGATTACTAAGATAA
- a CDS encoding YafY family protein: MSPEFLRRYYILKIITNPKAFGVDNDFYVTHKELQQKLQDKQSEFIENEFLSKLNSNSPKTVHRDLDFIKKEFGVYISLKRGYGYFVKSGNVSEEITDIFNRCEHLLISKKASENHSCVATEKSSLNSKLDLLGLINAIENKYVIHISYKGWYDDNHFEEISKKAFQPLHLKEKDKAWYLLAYCPVNAKITSFCLDERLQEIRIFKRKILEAIPFDHNAYFKDAIGILNNETKAEKIILQVTNHHLKYLISKPIHASQRLIVEPVKWNSEALDYADPDIWGTIELELKPNYEFIMEMLKFNQWIKIISPKSVVDNFKEHLQSIVNYYN; this comes from the coding sequence ATGTCTCCAGAGTTTCTAAGGCGCTACTATATCTTAAAAATTATTACAAATCCAAAAGCTTTTGGTGTGGATAATGATTTTTATGTAACGCATAAAGAACTTCAACAAAAACTACAGGACAAACAATCAGAATTTATTGAAAATGAATTTTTAAGTAAATTAAATTCCAACAGTCCAAAAACGGTTCATAGAGATTTGGATTTTATTAAAAAGGAGTTTGGCGTTTATATTTCATTAAAAAGAGGCTATGGATATTTTGTTAAAAGTGGTAATGTATCCGAAGAAATTACAGATATTTTTAATAGATGCGAACACTTATTAATAAGTAAAAAAGCATCAGAAAATCATTCTTGTGTAGCTACAGAAAAATCTTCATTAAATAGTAAGTTAGATTTGTTAGGGCTAATTAATGCCATAGAAAACAAGTATGTAATTCATATAAGTTACAAAGGCTGGTATGATGATAATCATTTTGAAGAAATTAGTAAAAAAGCCTTCCAACCTTTACATTTAAAAGAAAAAGATAAAGCCTGGTATTTGCTTGCATATTGCCCTGTAAATGCTAAAATTACGTCATTTTGTTTAGATGAACGTTTACAGGAAATTAGAATCTTTAAAAGAAAAATATTAGAAGCAATTCCTTTTGATCATAATGCTTATTTTAAAGATGCAATTGGTATTTTAAATAATGAAACAAAAGCAGAGAAAATTATACTACAAGTTACCAATCACCATTTAAAATACCTGATAAGCAAACCAATACACGCTAGTCAGCGTCTTATTGTTGAGCCTGTAAAATGGAATTCAGAGGCGTTAGATTACGCTGATCCTGATATTTGGGGAACGATTGAACTTGAACTCAAACCAAATTACGAGTTTATAATGGAGATGCTAAAGTTTAACCAATGGATTAAAATTATTTCACCAAAATCTGTGGTAGATAATTTTAAAGAACACCTTCAATCTATTGTAAATTACTACAATTAA
- a CDS encoding helix-turn-helix domain-containing protein yields MAVQDIVKYSFKETFSVSTVQFEKACTIDHSVQQNAYSIYWIQEGKGTYNIDFEQYTFEDNVLFFLSPGQVFTVDSEQIKTAYKLTFVRDFYCIQTHDQEVACNGILFNNIYETPFVKPCEKDTAKLNFILESLIEEFQQNETAQYDMLQSYLKQFIISSVRVKKENHVIKEDTETRLFKDFSLLVEQNFRTMHSVTDYANRLGLSPKSISKHFQKLGAKTPSDFIKNRILLEAKRQLIYTDKTVKEIAFELGFNDPAYFTRFFTKAISKSPLQFKKEY; encoded by the coding sequence ATGGCAGTCCAAGACATTGTAAAGTATTCCTTTAAAGAAACCTTTTCTGTAAGTACCGTTCAGTTTGAAAAAGCGTGCACCATAGATCATTCTGTGCAACAGAACGCCTACTCTATTTATTGGATTCAAGAAGGAAAAGGAACCTATAATATCGATTTTGAACAATATACTTTTGAAGACAATGTGCTATTTTTCTTGTCTCCAGGGCAAGTTTTTACGGTAGATTCCGAGCAAATAAAAACCGCCTACAAACTTACTTTTGTGCGTGATTTTTACTGCATACAAACCCACGATCAAGAAGTGGCGTGTAACGGAATTCTGTTCAACAATATTTATGAAACTCCGTTTGTAAAACCTTGTGAAAAGGACACGGCAAAACTCAACTTTATTTTAGAAAGTTTAATTGAGGAATTTCAACAAAACGAAACCGCACAATATGATATGTTACAATCGTATTTAAAGCAATTTATTATTTCTTCGGTTCGTGTAAAAAAGGAGAATCATGTAATTAAAGAAGACACCGAAACACGTCTTTTTAAAGATTTTAGTTTGTTGGTAGAACAAAATTTTAGAACCATGCACTCCGTAACCGATTACGCTAACAGATTAGGACTTTCGCCAAAATCGATTAGCAAACACTTTCAAAAGTTAGGCGCAAAAACGCCATCCGACTTTATTAAGAACCGTATTTTATTAGAAGCGAAGCGTCAACTCATCTATACAGACAAAACTGTAAAAGAAATCGCTTTCGAACTCGGTTTTAACGATCCTGCGTATTTTACACGTTTCTTTACCAAAGCAATTTCTAAATCTCCTCTTCAGTTTAAAAAGGAGTATTAG
- a CDS encoding Crp/Fnr family transcriptional regulator, producing the protein MTDNIELTNFIKKNIHIDDEDLKIVLSYFKAIKKKKNEILLSNGKNSQVSYFVKKGCLRLFYINEEGKDVTRYIAFENQFATELVSFITNEPAQETIQVIENSELLYITHDDFRHLMTIVPKWKDFYSIYLEKAYVNNSKRLISFTTLDASERYKQLFKINPNIVKRLPNKIVASYINISQETLSRIKSKI; encoded by the coding sequence ATGACAGACAATATAGAGCTCACGAATTTTATAAAAAAGAACATACATATTGATGATGAAGATTTGAAAATTGTGTTGTCTTATTTTAAAGCAATTAAAAAAAAGAAAAACGAAATTTTACTTTCTAATGGGAAAAATAGTCAGGTTAGTTACTTTGTAAAAAAAGGTTGCTTAAGGCTATTTTACATAAATGAGGAAGGAAAAGACGTTACGCGTTATATTGCTTTTGAAAATCAGTTTGCTACAGAATTGGTTAGTTTCATTACTAATGAACCTGCGCAAGAAACGATTCAAGTTATTGAAAATAGTGAACTTCTATACATAACTCATGATGATTTTAGACATCTTATGACCATTGTTCCTAAATGGAAAGATTTTTATAGTATCTATTTAGAAAAGGCATATGTAAATAATTCTAAGAGATTAATCTCATTTACGACACTAGATGCATCAGAAAGATACAAGCAATTATTCAAGATAAATCCTAACATTGTAAAACGTTTACCAAACAAAATTGTAGCTTCTTATATTAATATTTCTCAAGAAACGTTGAGTAGGATAAAATCTAAAATTTAA
- a CDS encoding alpha/beta fold hydrolase, with amino-acid sequence MLNYYLYSHTTATEWVTFVHGAGGSSSIWFKQVRDFKKHFNVLILDLRGHGDSKPTLKDTFKAKYTFDSITADIVEVIDHLKIKKSHFIGISLGTILIRNLAEKRPELVKSMIMGGAIIKMNFRSQVLMKVGNIFKSVVPYMMLYKLFAFIIMPKKNHKKSRLLFVNEAKKLYQKEFLRWFKLTSEINPLLRFFRTKDIQIPTLYVMGAEDHLFLPSIKNIVSIHVTASLFVIENCGHVVNVEQPEMFNNHTIRFITSLRA; translated from the coding sequence TTGTTAAACTACTACTTATATTCGCATACCACCGCTACAGAGTGGGTTACTTTTGTTCATGGAGCAGGAGGTAGTAGTTCTATTTGGTTTAAACAAGTACGAGATTTTAAAAAGCATTTTAATGTTTTAATTTTAGATTTACGTGGTCATGGAGATAGCAAACCAACACTAAAAGACACTTTTAAAGCAAAATATACTTTTGATTCTATTACGGCAGATATTGTTGAAGTAATAGATCATTTAAAAATTAAAAAATCTCATTTTATTGGTATTTCTTTAGGGACTATTTTAATTAGAAATCTTGCCGAAAAAAGACCAGAGTTGGTAAAAAGCATGATTATGGGAGGTGCCATTATAAAAATGAATTTCCGCTCTCAGGTTTTAATGAAAGTTGGTAATATCTTTAAATCTGTGGTGCCTTATATGATGTTGTACAAACTCTTTGCGTTTATTATTATGCCAAAGAAAAATCATAAAAAATCTAGATTACTGTTTGTAAACGAAGCGAAGAAATTATATCAAAAAGAATTTTTACGTTGGTTTAAATTAACTTCAGAAATCAATCCTTTACTCCGTTTTTTTAGAACAAAAGATATTCAGATTCCTACTTTATACGTAATGGGAGCCGAAGATCATCTGTTTTTACCTTCTATAAAAAACATTGTTTCAATACATGTTACGGCATCACTTTTTGTAATTGAAAATTGTGGGCATGTTGTTAATGTAGAACAGCCAGAAATGTTTAACAATCATACTATTCGTTTTATCACATCTTTAAGAGCATAA
- a CDS encoding cupredoxin domain-containing protein translates to MKKVIAILVIVLGFAFNTNAQEVKTVSLEQTKGEFTQKQLTLSEGTYVFEVANNNVGHNVGFVLAPKADVKAHIKNAYVTAQVKNNTKESSKEVTLKKGEYVYFCPLNPTPQYTLIVE, encoded by the coding sequence ATGAAAAAAGTAATCGCAATTTTAGTAATCGTTTTAGGTTTCGCATTCAATACAAATGCACAAGAAGTAAAAACAGTTTCATTAGAACAAACCAAGGGTGAGTTTACTCAGAAACAACTTACATTATCTGAAGGAACTTATGTTTTTGAGGTAGCAAACAACAATGTAGGTCATAATGTAGGTTTTGTTTTAGCTCCAAAAGCAGATGTAAAAGCGCACATTAAAAACGCGTATGTTACTGCACAAGTAAAAAACAACACCAAAGAAAGCTCTAAAGAAGTAACTCTTAAGAAAGGTGAATATGTGTATTTCTGTCCTTTAAACCCAACACCACAATATACTTTAATAGTAGAATAG
- a CDS encoding TonB-dependent siderophore receptor, with protein sequence MKGITIAILLLATLANAQTVEKKRDSLGGVLEEVIIVAAKKKKIETDMKMAVSVDEFLASSDNISFIKRGAYAWEPLLNNMSTERSLVTIDGMHVFGACTDKMDPITSYVESNNLSDIDIKSGQEGSLHGATVAGSIDLKRKSTAFKLGENYKGAFQTGFELNNKQFFNLANASYSSEKLVVDGSISNRKAENYTDGNNDEVQHSQFEKLNASLGIAYKTGDLSSLRADAIFDRAKNVGFPALPMDLSLSRALITSVAYKQFFEKGIVKVWDTKVYFNAIEHYMDDTTRPENLVHMDMPGWSTTYGLVSKVNLQKGNLSSEVQLNAYNNLSIAEMRMYPQDRSERTMFAYSWPWVTTTYAGLSIGNLWDISDTSQLSFGGSLGVNYNYSKYVEFNWIFHPGTPQEKTRFLPSLNTSYHLNVGDFNFSIGGGYGHRAPSVSEGYGYYIYNSFDRYDYIGNPDLKNEISYEVNASAGFENEKGSINAKVNYFYIQNYIIGRILSLGSPMNYQSVGVKGYTSLDYATLFNFSLNAKYTILQKLHWKGTLTYARGLDDNQKNLPFIRPLSYQTSVHFSHKNFGFGTALNGDFKQNNYSPEYGEDETPSYKNFNVSADYTFYINNYKTVFQVGAENLLNEYYSTYADWGNIPRMGRNIFTSLKINF encoded by the coding sequence ATGAAAGGAATAACGATAGCAATCCTATTATTAGCAACTCTAGCAAATGCACAGACTGTTGAGAAAAAAAGAGATAGTTTAGGTGGCGTCTTAGAGGAAGTGATAATTGTAGCGGCTAAAAAAAAGAAAATAGAAACAGACATGAAAATGGCGGTTTCTGTGGATGAATTTTTAGCCTCATCAGACAACATCAGTTTTATAAAGCGTGGCGCTTACGCTTGGGAACCTTTATTGAACAATATGAGTACAGAACGTTCTTTAGTTACCATTGATGGCATGCATGTTTTTGGTGCTTGTACCGATAAAATGGATCCGATAACATCTTATGTAGAAAGTAATAATTTATCTGATATTGATATAAAATCAGGACAAGAGGGCAGTTTGCACGGAGCAACAGTAGCTGGTAGCATCGATTTGAAAAGGAAAAGTACCGCATTTAAATTAGGGGAAAATTACAAAGGTGCTTTCCAAACTGGCTTTGAGTTAAATAACAAACAGTTTTTTAACCTTGCAAATGCCTCTTATTCTAGTGAAAAATTAGTAGTAGATGGTAGTATTTCTAACAGAAAAGCAGAAAACTATACTGACGGTAATAATGACGAAGTACAACATTCTCAGTTCGAAAAACTGAATGCTTCTTTAGGAATAGCCTACAAAACTGGTGATTTATCATCTTTAAGAGCAGACGCTATTTTTGATAGAGCAAAGAATGTTGGCTTCCCTGCATTGCCAATGGATTTATCTTTGTCTAGAGCATTAATTACATCGGTTGCCTACAAACAATTTTTTGAAAAAGGAATTGTAAAAGTGTGGGATACCAAAGTGTATTTTAATGCTATAGAACATTATATGGATGATACAACACGTCCGGAAAACTTGGTTCACATGGACATGCCTGGTTGGAGTACAACGTATGGTTTGGTTTCTAAAGTAAACCTGCAAAAAGGTAATCTATCATCCGAAGTACAATTGAACGCCTACAATAATTTATCTATTGCAGAAATGCGTATGTACCCGCAAGACAGAAGTGAGCGAACTATGTTTGCCTACAGTTGGCCTTGGGTTACAACAACCTATGCCGGACTTTCAATAGGTAATTTATGGGATATTTCTGATACAAGTCAACTAAGTTTTGGAGGCTCTCTAGGTGTCAATTACAATTATTCTAAATATGTAGAATTCAATTGGATTTTTCACCCGGGAACACCACAAGAAAAAACAAGATTTTTACCAAGTTTAAATACAAGTTATCATTTAAATGTAGGTGATTTTAATTTTTCTATTGGTGGTGGTTACGGTCATAGAGCGCCTTCTGTTTCCGAAGGATATGGATATTATATTTATAACAGTTTCGATAGATATGATTACATCGGAAACCCGGATTTGAAAAATGAAATTTCCTATGAAGTAAATGCGAGTGCTGGCTTCGAAAACGAAAAAGGAAGTATCAATGCCAAAGTAAACTACTTCTATATTCAGAATTATATAATTGGTAGAATTTTAAGTTTGGGGAGCCCTATGAACTATCAATCTGTAGGAGTTAAAGGATATACCTCTCTAGATTATGCCACATTATTTAATTTCTCACTGAATGCGAAGTACACAATTTTACAGAAATTACATTGGAAAGGAACGTTAACCTATGCAAGAGGTTTAGATGATAATCAGAAGAATTTACCATTTATTCGTCCGTTAAGTTATCAAACTTCGGTGCATTTTTCTCATAAAAATTTTGGTTTTGGAACAGCATTAAATGGTGATTTCAAACAAAATAATTACAGTCCAGAATACGGAGAAGACGAAACGCCATCTTACAAAAACTTTAATGTTTCTGCAGATTATACTTTTTACATTAATAATTACAAAACGGTTTTTCAAGTAGGTGCGGAAAACTTATTAAACGAATATTACAGCACTTACGCAGATTGGGGAAATATCCCAAGAATGGGACGTAACATTTTTACGTCTTTAAAAATCAATTTTTAA
- a CDS encoding MbnP family protein codes for MKNLKKYLLASLVSLSIISCSEDGIPVANDVTLEFNNTFGTTTIVLGDATSAEATTNTSTEGQVHHFEELKYVISNIRLVNAEGVEFPYNTQNLDEGATIIDQSKEATLKYVLNDIPTANYTQIKFGLGIKEALNTLDEELFPSFYNADLSIHWFWATGYRFAQIEGFYGVDNAPLAIHTGSVLGGDPDDESTWNNADVHARNAYRDITLDLSTDAMVGENSPTITIKADFNKVLSGINTITLETPTEGYTAGTFATKHVSPNVMVEYVDNMAGNGDTDIKGMFSIESVEN; via the coding sequence ATGAAAAATTTAAAAAAGTACCTTTTAGCATCATTAGTCTCATTATCAATAATTTCTTGTAGTGAAGACGGTATTCCGGTTGCCAACGACGTAACCTTAGAGTTTAATAATACATTTGGAACAACAACAATTGTTTTGGGAGATGCAACATCTGCAGAAGCAACAACAAACACTTCTACAGAAGGACAAGTACACCATTTTGAAGAGTTAAAATATGTAATAAGTAACATTCGTCTTGTAAACGCAGAAGGTGTAGAATTTCCTTACAATACTCAAAATTTAGATGAAGGAGCTACTATTATTGACCAATCTAAAGAAGCAACATTAAAATATGTTTTGAATGATATTCCAACAGCTAATTACACACAAATTAAATTTGGTTTAGGAATAAAAGAAGCATTAAACACTTTAGATGAAGAACTTTTTCCTTCTTTTTATAATGCAGATTTATCAATACACTGGTTCTGGGCAACAGGATACCGTTTTGCACAAATTGAAGGTTTTTATGGCGTAGACAACGCTCCTTTAGCAATTCATACTGGTAGTGTTTTAGGTGGTGATCCAGACGATGAAAGTACTTGGAATAATGCAGATGTGCATGCTCGTAATGCTTATAGAGATATTACTTTAGATTTATCTACAGATGCAATGGTTGGCGAAAATTCTCCTACAATTACTATTAAAGCAGATTTTAATAAGGTTCTAAGTGGAATAAATACAATTACTTTAGAAACTCCGACGGAAGGTTATACTGCAGGAACTTTTGCCACTAAACATGTAAGTCCTAATGTAATGGTAGAGTATGTTGATAATATGGCGGGTAATGGCGATACAGACATTAAAGGAATGTTTTCTATTGAAAGTGTAGAAAACTAA
- the ppk2 gene encoding polyphosphate kinase 2 translates to MEKATPTPTNSNKKKFNYDDELKILHTELVHMQEWVKNQGLKVVILFEGRDASGKGGTIKRFTEPLNPRICKVVALGVPTEKEKSQWYFQRYVQYLPAAGEIVLFDRSWYNRAGVEKVMGFCTDDEYDEFLRSCPEFERMLVRSGIIVLKYWFSVSDEEQERRFKNRISNPLKRWKFSPMDLQSRSRWLEYSKAKDQMFAHTDTKQVPWFVVNSENKKKARLNCISHMLSKIPYEQMDIKPIELPPLPDGKAYVRPPMNYQTFVPEKF, encoded by the coding sequence ATGGAAAAAGCTACACCAACACCAACAAATAGTAATAAGAAGAAATTTAATTACGACGATGAATTAAAAATATTGCACACAGAATTGGTGCACATGCAAGAATGGGTTAAAAACCAAGGTTTAAAAGTAGTGATCCTTTTTGAAGGAAGAGATGCTTCTGGAAAAGGAGGAACTATAAAACGTTTTACAGAGCCTTTAAACCCTAGAATTTGTAAAGTAGTTGCATTGGGTGTTCCTACCGAAAAAGAAAAGTCGCAATGGTATTTTCAACGTTATGTGCAATATTTACCTGCCGCAGGAGAAATCGTGTTGTTTGATAGAAGCTGGTACAACAGAGCAGGTGTAGAAAAAGTAATGGGTTTTTGTACAGATGATGAATATGATGAGTTTTTACGTTCTTGCCCAGAATTTGAACGCATGTTGGTAAGATCTGGCATTATTGTTTTAAAATATTGGTTTTCTGTTAGTGATGAAGAACAAGAAAGACGTTTTAAAAACCGTATTTCTAATCCTTTAAAAAGATGGAAATTTAGTCCGATGGATTTACAATCTCGTTCACGTTGGTTAGAGTATTCAAAAGCAAAAGATCAAATGTTTGCACATACAGACACCAAACAAGTGCCTTGGTTTGTAGTGAATTCAGAAAATAAAAAGAAAGCTAGGTTAAATTGTATTAGCCATATGTTAAGTAAGATTCCTTATGAACAAATGGATATTAAACCAATTGAGCTTCCGCCATTACCAGACGGTAAAGCGTATGTAAGACCACCAATGAATTACCAGACATTTGTACCAGAAAAGTTTTAG
- the trxA gene encoding thioredoxin, which yields MEIQLEQIDVKNIIENNSNVLFDFYAEWCGPCQTLLPTINKLADELKDDVIIKKINVDDYPELAAKYSVRNIPTLIFFKNGEPADRHTGLITERNLRSKIDRLK from the coding sequence ATGGAAATTCAATTAGAACAAATAGACGTAAAAAATATTATAGAAAACAATAGCAATGTATTGTTCGATTTTTATGCAGAATGGTGTGGACCTTGTCAAACGTTATTACCAACCATCAACAAATTAGCAGACGAATTAAAAGACGATGTAATTATCAAAAAAATAAATGTAGATGACTACCCTGAATTAGCAGCAAAGTATAGCGTAAGAAATATACCAACTCTAATTTTCTTTAAAAACGGAGAACCTGCAGACAGACATACGGGTTTAATTACAGAAAGAAATTTAAGAAGTAAAATAGACAGACTAAAATAA
- a CDS encoding carboxymuconolactone decarboxylase family protein, with the protein MSTFNVPTKNEVSENNQAIFNQLEKGLGFVPNLYAAFAHSETALGNFLAIGQGKTSFSAKEKEVINLAVSQVNECVYCLSAHTAIGKMNGFTEDQILELRTGNASFDAKLDALAKFARSVALNRGAATPETVENLYAAGYTKGNLADAIILIGEITITNYFHKTTDVAVDFPVAQTLEVATI; encoded by the coding sequence ATGAGCACATTTAACGTACCAACAAAAAACGAAGTATCAGAAAATAACCAAGCAATTTTTAACCAATTAGAAAAAGGATTAGGTTTTGTACCCAACTTATACGCAGCCTTTGCACACAGTGAAACTGCATTGGGTAACTTTTTAGCAATAGGACAAGGAAAAACAAGTTTTTCTGCTAAAGAAAAAGAAGTAATCAACTTAGCGGTAAGTCAAGTAAACGAATGTGTTTATTGTTTATCTGCACACACTGCAATTGGTAAAATGAATGGTTTTACAGAAGATCAAATTTTAGAATTAAGAACAGGAAATGCTTCTTTTGACGCAAAATTAGACGCCTTAGCAAAGTTTGCAAGAAGTGTAGCACTTAACAGAGGAGCTGCAACACCAGAAACTGTAGAAAACTTATATGCAGCCGGATATACAAAAGGAAACTTGGCAGATGCAATTATCTTAATAGGAGAAATTACAATTACCAACTACTTTCATAAAACAACAGATGTGGCTGTAGATTTTCCTGTAGCGCAGACCTTAGAAGTAGCAACAATTTAA
- the ribB gene encoding 3,4-dihydroxy-2-butanone-4-phosphate synthase, with amino-acid sequence MVLTELDTLRMFGNDSKERLEKALIHLQNGNGIILMDDEDRENEGDLVFSAHHMTNNQMALMIRKCSGIVCLCLPNEKADALELPYMVKENTSSYQTPFTVSIEAKEGVTTGVSAKDRLTTIKAASKENATSNDLAKPGHIFPLRAKDNGVLERKGHTEGSVDLMKLAGLKPEAVLCELMNDDGTMAKIDTILEFANEHNLIVLSIQDIIHYRKFVRDYK; translated from the coding sequence ATGGTACTTACAGAATTAGATACATTAAGAATGTTTGGAAATGATAGTAAAGAGCGATTAGAAAAAGCGCTTATACATCTTCAAAATGGAAATGGAATTATCTTAATGGATGATGAGGATAGGGAAAATGAAGGAGATTTGGTATTCTCTGCACATCATATGACCAATAATCAAATGGCACTTATGATTCGTAAATGTAGTGGTATTGTTTGTCTTTGTTTACCTAATGAAAAAGCAGATGCATTAGAGCTGCCTTATATGGTAAAAGAAAATACAAGTAGCTACCAAACTCCTTTTACAGTTTCAATTGAAGCCAAGGAAGGCGTTACTACAGGAGTTTCTGCTAAAGATAGGTTAACAACAATAAAAGCTGCGAGTAAAGAAAATGCTACAAGCAATGATTTAGCAAAACCCGGACATATTTTTCCTTTAAGAGCCAAAGACAATGGTGTTTTAGAAAGAAAAGGTCATACGGAAGGAAGCGTAGATTTAATGAAATTAGCGGGTTTAAAACCAGAAGCTGTACTGTGTGAATTAATGAACGATGATGGAACAATGGCGAAAATTGACACCATTTTAGAGTTTGCAAATGAACATAATTTGATAGTACTATCTATACAAGATATTATTCATTATCGTAAATTTGTAAGAGACTACAAATAG